A stretch of Nyctibius grandis isolate bNycGra1 chromosome 34 unlocalized genomic scaffold, bNycGra1.pri SUPER_34_unloc_2, whole genome shotgun sequence DNA encodes these proteins:
- the LOC137677040 gene encoding olfactory receptor 14A16-like: MSNSSSITHFLLLPFTDTRDLQLLHFWLFLGIYLAALLGNGLIIIAIACDHHLHTPMYFFLLNLSLLDLGSISTTLPKSMANSLWDIRAISYAGCAVQLFLFAFLIVAEYCLLTVMAYDRYVAICKPLHYGTLLGSRACVHMAAAAWGSGFLYAVLHTANTFSLPLCHGNAVDQFFCEIPHILKLSCSHSYIREVGLLGVSDCLAFGCFVFIVLSYVQIFRAVMRIPSEQGRHKAFSTCLPHLAMVSLFISTGMFAYLKPPSMSSRFLDLVMTVLYSVVPSAVNPLIYSMKNQELKDAMWKLINGCFSEAINCPSSSAAQL, encoded by the coding sequence atgtccaacagcagctccatcacccacttcctcctcctgccatttACGGACACACGGGacctgcagctcttgcacttctggctcttcctgggtATTTACCTCGCTGCCCTCTTGGGCAATGGCCTCATCATCATTGCCATAGCCTGCGACCACcacctccacacccccatgtacttctttctcctcaacctctccctccttgACCTGGGTTCCATCTCCACCACTCTTCCCAAATCCATGGCCAATTCCCTGTGGGACATCAGGGCCATCTCCTACGCAGGCTGTGCTGTCCAACTCTTTCTGTTTGCCTTCTTGATAGTGGCAGAGTATTGTCTTCTGACGGTCATGGCCTATGACCGTTacgttgccatctgcaaacccctgcactatgggaccctcctgggcagcagagcttgtgtccacatggcagcagctgcctggggcagtggATTTCTCTATGCTGTGCTGCACActgccaatacattttcactacctCTCTGCCATGGCAATGCtgtggaccagttcttctgtgaaatcccccacatcctcaagctctcctgctcacactcCTACATCAGGGAGGTTGGTCTTCTTGGGGTTAGTGATTGTTTAgcttttgggtgttttgttttcattgtgctgtcctatgtgcagatcttcagggctgtgatgaggatcccctctgagcagggacggcacaaagccttttccacgtgcctccctcacctggccATGGTCTCCCTGTTTATCAGCACTGGCATGTTTGCCTACCTGAAGCCCCCCTCCATGTCCTCCCGATTCCTGGATCTGGTGATGACAGTTCTGTACTCAGTGGTGCCTTcagcagtgaaccccctcatctacagcatgaaGAACCAAGAGCTCAAGGATGCCATGTGGAAACTGATAAATGgatgtttttctgaagcaataaACTGCCCATCCTCTTCTGCAGCGCAGTTATAA